A region from the Achromobacter seleniivolatilans genome encodes:
- a CDS encoding 2Fe-2S iron-sulfur cluster-binding protein produces MAYRVHVLETDASFSVETGESVLDAAERAAVKLPHECTFGGCGTCRIKLESGAVRYDEFPMALTPEEAAEGYALACQAKPESDLCISVASSRQTFPEPRNLPATIDRIDAFSADVIHLTLALPETGLDYVPGQYMNVLLPDGETRSFSMASAPGGSLVDFHVRRIPGGRYTDQWLGQAQPGAEVMIEAPLGVFSYHEEDWRPLIMMATGTGIAPIKAILESLLDKEDCPPVSLYWGVRTEADLYLRDVIDSWAGRLYEFNFVPVLSRAGGQWQGRRGHVQDAVLEDHADLSEHAIYLCGAPAMIQDAKHVLAQRGASLAHMYADSFTFQHALAAA; encoded by the coding sequence ATGGCATACCGCGTGCATGTTCTGGAAACGGACGCGTCATTCAGCGTCGAAACGGGCGAGTCCGTGCTGGATGCCGCGGAGCGCGCGGCCGTCAAGCTGCCGCATGAATGCACCTTTGGCGGTTGCGGCACCTGCCGCATCAAGCTGGAATCCGGCGCCGTGCGCTATGACGAATTCCCCATGGCGCTCACGCCGGAAGAAGCTGCCGAAGGTTATGCGCTGGCGTGTCAGGCCAAACCGGAAAGCGATCTTTGCATCAGCGTAGCCAGCAGCCGCCAGACCTTTCCCGAACCGCGCAATCTGCCAGCAACCATTGATCGTATCGACGCCTTTAGCGCCGACGTGATTCATCTGACCTTGGCGCTGCCCGAAACGGGGCTGGACTACGTGCCCGGCCAATACATGAATGTGCTCTTGCCCGACGGCGAAACCCGCAGCTTTTCGATGGCTTCCGCGCCGGGCGGCAGTCTGGTGGATTTCCATGTGCGCCGTATACCGGGGGGACGTTATACCGATCAATGGCTTGGCCAGGCACAGCCCGGCGCAGAAGTCATGATTGAAGCGCCGCTGGGCGTGTTCAGCTATCACGAAGAAGACTGGCGTCCGCTCATCATGATGGCCACCGGCACGGGCATTGCGCCAATCAAGGCGATTCTGGAATCCTTGCTGGACAAAGAGGACTGTCCGCCAGTCAGCCTGTACTGGGGCGTGCGCACCGAGGCGGATCTGTACCTGCGTGATGTGATCGACAGCTGGGCGGGCCGCTTGTATGAGTTCAACTTTGTGCCCGTGTTGTCGCGTGCTGGCGGGCAATGGCAGGGCAGACGCGGCCACGTGCAGGACGCTGTCCTGGAAGACCACGCGGATCTATCGGAACACGCCATCTATCTGTGTGGCGCTCCGGCCATGATTCAAGACGCCAAGCACGTGCTCGCCCAGCGCGGCGCCAGTCTTGCGCACATGTATGCCGACAGCTTTACCTTTCAGCATGCGTTGGCTGCGGCCTGA
- a CDS encoding aldehyde dehydrogenase family protein, with protein sequence MNYVGGAWVPSATGRTAPNINPADTSDIVGQFPVSDAGDAARAVEAAQAAFAGWRDTPISKRAAILFRAAQYLEDHADAYARELTREEGKGLNLAKDEVLRSAQTIRFYAVEGQSFTGETFANDDPDMIVYSQREPLGVVTVISPWNFPISIPARKIAPALITGNTVVFKPSSDAPLSGYRLTEAFVHAGLPAGVLNLLIGPAGAVGPAITAAPAVRAISFTGSTAAGEQIHRSAGLTTRTQMELGGKNPLIVLADADLDRAVDLTVKGGFSLSGQACTGTSRVLVDARVRQAYTDKLLAKIKTLTIGNGLEGNFDLGPLATRKQLDNVLSYVAVGKQEATHLCGGEQLKGAGFDRGYYVTPALFTDVTQQMRIAREEIFGPVIAIIEVDGYEDAIAKANDTEYGLSAAIATTDARYAHRFARDIQAGTVKINRTTTGNLINAPFGGLKHSSTSTFRESGRVGLEFYTQIKTVYRAG encoded by the coding sequence ATGAACTACGTCGGCGGCGCCTGGGTGCCTAGCGCCACCGGCCGTACGGCTCCCAACATCAACCCGGCGGACACGTCAGACATCGTGGGCCAGTTTCCCGTGTCGGATGCCGGGGATGCCGCTCGGGCGGTCGAGGCCGCGCAGGCAGCATTCGCAGGCTGGCGCGATACGCCGATCTCAAAACGGGCCGCCATTCTTTTCCGTGCGGCGCAGTACCTGGAAGATCACGCCGATGCCTACGCCCGCGAATTAACCCGGGAAGAGGGCAAAGGCCTGAATCTGGCCAAGGACGAAGTCCTGCGTTCGGCGCAAACCATCCGCTTCTACGCGGTCGAGGGGCAGAGTTTCACGGGTGAAACCTTTGCCAATGATGATCCGGACATGATCGTTTACAGCCAGCGCGAGCCGCTGGGTGTTGTGACGGTGATTTCTCCATGGAATTTCCCCATCTCGATTCCCGCTCGCAAGATCGCGCCCGCGCTGATCACGGGCAACACGGTGGTGTTCAAGCCATCGTCTGACGCGCCCCTATCCGGCTACCGGCTGACCGAGGCCTTCGTGCATGCCGGTTTGCCGGCAGGGGTGTTGAACTTGTTGATCGGTCCCGCAGGCGCCGTCGGCCCGGCAATCACTGCTGCGCCCGCCGTGCGCGCCATTTCGTTTACGGGATCGACCGCGGCCGGTGAACAGATCCACCGCAGCGCGGGGCTCACCACCCGGACGCAGATGGAGCTGGGTGGCAAGAATCCCTTGATCGTCCTGGCGGACGCCGATCTGGACCGCGCCGTCGACCTGACCGTGAAGGGCGGTTTTTCACTCAGTGGCCAAGCCTGCACTGGCACCAGCCGCGTGTTGGTCGACGCCCGCGTGCGTCAGGCTTACACGGACAAGCTACTGGCCAAGATCAAGACGCTCACGATCGGCAACGGGCTGGAAGGCAACTTCGATCTGGGGCCGCTCGCCACCCGCAAACAGCTGGACAACGTATTGAGTTACGTCGCGGTGGGCAAGCAAGAGGCAACCCATCTGTGCGGTGGCGAACAGTTGAAAGGCGCAGGCTTTGACCGGGGTTATTACGTGACCCCCGCGCTTTTCACTGACGTCACGCAGCAAATGCGTATCGCTCGCGAAGAAATCTTCGGCCCCGTCATAGCCATCATTGAAGTCGATGGCTACGAAGACGCCATTGCCAAAGCCAACGACACCGAATACGGCCTGTCCGCCGCTATCGCCACCACTGACGCGCGTTATGCGCATCGCTTTGCCCGCGATATCCAGGCGGGAACGGTGAAGATCAACCGCACTACCACCGGCAATCTGATCAATGCCCCGTTCGGCGGGTTGAAGCACTCAAGCACGTCCACCTTCCGCGAATCCGGACGGGTGGGGTTGGAGTTCTACACCCAGATCAAGACTGTCTACCGCGCGGGTTAA
- a CDS encoding universal stress protein produces MYRHLLIAVDGSLLSESAFKRALVFAKEMGATITLIRAIPEDHLLVYQAEMLGTTQGHHTDQARKNAQSYLDGLEMEARHALVPCNIVVVVNDHPHEAIVETAQSQHCDLIIMGSHGRHGMTGFLLGSETQRVLAKTRLPVLVFR; encoded by the coding sequence ATGTACAGGCATTTGCTCATCGCCGTGGATGGCTCGTTGTTGTCCGAATCGGCTTTCAAGCGCGCGCTCGTTTTCGCCAAGGAAATGGGCGCCACCATCACCCTTATCCGCGCCATTCCGGAGGACCATCTGCTGGTCTACCAGGCCGAGATGCTGGGCACCACGCAGGGGCATCACACCGACCAGGCGCGCAAGAACGCGCAAAGTTATCTGGACGGGCTGGAAATGGAAGCGCGCCACGCGCTGGTGCCTTGCAACATCGTTGTCGTGGTGAATGATCATCCGCACGAAGCCATCGTGGAGACCGCGCAAAGCCAACACTGCGACCTGATCATCATGGGCTCACACGGCCGCCACGGCATGACGGGCTTTTTGCTGGGCAGCGAGACGCAGCGCGTCTTGGCAAAAACCCGGCTGCCCGTGCTGGTGTTCCGCTAA
- a CDS encoding GlcG/HbpS family heme-binding protein, translating to MKQIYRLELEEARVMVRAAIAKSEAIGVLESICIVDDGGYPIALERMDGARITGPQIAWNKAFTAAGHKRSTHLFNTPPNGPALPGNEAFGIQWSFDGKFAVFVGGFPIVVNDEVIGGVGLSGGNGEQDTQAGLAALTALAELLEPRGMKVLVQADIKK from the coding sequence ATGAAGCAGATCTACCGCCTGGAACTGGAAGAAGCGCGTGTGATGGTGCGCGCCGCCATTGCCAAATCCGAAGCAATCGGAGTGCTGGAATCCATTTGCATTGTGGATGACGGCGGTTATCCCATCGCGCTTGAACGCATGGATGGCGCCCGTATCACCGGTCCCCAGATTGCGTGGAACAAGGCGTTCACCGCGGCTGGGCACAAGCGCTCGACGCATCTGTTCAACACCCCGCCCAACGGGCCGGCATTGCCGGGCAACGAAGCCTTCGGTATTCAGTGGAGCTTTGATGGCAAGTTTGCGGTGTTCGTGGGTGGCTTTCCCATTGTGGTGAACGACGAAGTCATTGGCGGCGTGGGCTTGAGCGGCGGCAACGGCGAACAAGACACGCAGGCAGGCTTGGCCGCGCTGACGGCGTTGGCTGAACTGCTGGAGCCGCGTGGCATGAAAGTCCTGGTCCAGGCGGACATCAAGAAATAG
- a CDS encoding GntR family transcriptional regulator produces MTTSPVSPQAVATHSSAPLKIGEQHPQLFAVIRDKLRERILSGEFTPGDRLVEGRLSEEMGVSRIPVREALRALAAEGLVTIEPRRGASVSVLSDAVAYDMVEVRATLEGLNAKLAAQRRDAKTVERLQAFLREGTEAARSEQLDKFLALNSQFHEMLATIGGNMVLTDLMRSLRDRTALLFAPSNMHRAKANWDEHSQILNAVIAGNGDLAALLASQHVHNAAKAYTEAQQQHAANG; encoded by the coding sequence ATGACAACTTCGCCCGTCAGCCCGCAAGCCGTCGCAACGCATTCTTCCGCTCCGCTGAAGATTGGCGAGCAGCATCCGCAGTTGTTCGCCGTCATTCGCGACAAGCTGCGCGAACGCATCTTGAGCGGCGAATTCACGCCGGGCGATCGCCTGGTGGAAGGGCGGCTGTCCGAGGAAATGGGCGTATCGCGCATTCCGGTGCGCGAGGCGCTGCGCGCGCTGGCCGCTGAAGGCTTGGTCACGATCGAACCCCGGCGGGGCGCTTCTGTATCGGTACTGTCCGATGCAGTGGCCTATGACATGGTGGAAGTGCGCGCCACGCTGGAAGGGCTGAACGCCAAGCTGGCGGCGCAACGCCGTGACGCGAAAACAGTCGAACGGTTGCAGGCGTTCCTGCGCGAGGGCACGGAAGCCGCCCGCAGCGAGCAGCTGGACAAATTCCTGGCCTTGAATTCGCAGTTTCATGAAATGCTGGCGACCATCGGCGGCAACATGGTCCTGACCGATCTGATGCGCTCTTTGCGCGACCGCACGGCCCTGTTGTTCGCGCCCAGCAATATGCACCGTGCCAAAGCCAACTGGGACGAGCACTCTCAGATTCTGAATGCGGTCATCGCCGGCAATGGGGATCTGGCGGCGTTGCTGGCCAGCCAGCATGTGCATAACGCGGCTAAGGCCTACACCGAAGCGCAACAGCAGCACGCCGCGAACGGCTAG
- a CDS encoding ribosomal maturation YjgA family protein, giving the protein MTLTFNGRAFAALLAVTALLALIAMYGAPYPFLRGFVGDVVAVGWVYLVYRTVIRANVLPLAVAALLTGYAVEFAQYLAQHFGWRIEQPVLRIILGSVPDWWDVLAYTVGFALVLVLALGNERRQQTAALADARQRASLRARR; this is encoded by the coding sequence ATGACCCTGACTTTCAATGGGCGCGCGTTTGCCGCCCTGCTCGCCGTGACCGCGCTGCTGGCGCTGATTGCCATGTATGGCGCGCCGTATCCTTTCTTGCGCGGATTCGTGGGCGATGTGGTGGCGGTGGGCTGGGTGTATCTGGTTTACCGGACCGTGATTCGCGCGAACGTCCTGCCGCTCGCGGTGGCAGCGTTGCTGACCGGCTACGCCGTGGAGTTTGCCCAGTACCTGGCGCAGCACTTTGGGTGGCGCATCGAGCAGCCGGTACTGCGCATCATCTTGGGCAGCGTGCCTGACTGGTGGGATGTGCTGGCCTACACCGTCGGCTTCGCATTGGTGTTGGTACTAGCGTTAGGCAATGAGCGCCGCCAGCAAACCGCCGCCTTGGCGGACGCGCGGCAACGGGCCAGTTTGCGCGCCCGCCGCTAA
- a CDS encoding sulfite exporter TauE/SafE family protein, with protein MPAALSFPDVWHYAAMALVVFGAAVAQGVGGIGFAMFAAPVAAMFFPQLAPGPLLTLGGFISLLTALRERSAIDWSAVSYALAGRAVGTLIAIYAMARFAPQALGVLFACLILAAVALSVAGLRFAATPGRVSGAGVASGIMGTMTSVGAPPIAIVLQHAAPPRLRATLGIVLFLGSIFSLAMLAATGRYTGYHAGLALSLAPFLLAGFAVSNRLRTLLPPHAVRNVLLAVCALGAVGVLVKAWAS; from the coding sequence ATGCCCGCTGCACTGTCATTCCCCGATGTTTGGCACTACGCCGCCATGGCGCTGGTTGTCTTTGGCGCCGCCGTGGCGCAAGGGGTGGGGGGCATTGGTTTCGCAATGTTTGCCGCGCCTGTTGCGGCCATGTTTTTTCCCCAGCTGGCGCCCGGCCCTTTGCTGACATTGGGCGGTTTCATTTCGCTGCTGACTGCGCTGCGCGAACGTTCGGCAATCGACTGGTCCGCAGTGTCGTATGCGCTGGCGGGCCGCGCCGTCGGCACCTTGATTGCCATCTACGCCATGGCGCGTTTTGCGCCGCAGGCGCTGGGCGTGCTGTTCGCCTGCCTGATTCTGGCTGCTGTCGCACTTAGCGTGGCGGGCCTGCGCTTTGCCGCTACGCCGGGAAGAGTATCGGGCGCGGGGGTCGCGTCCGGCATCATGGGCACGATGACGTCCGTAGGCGCGCCCCCGATCGCCATTGTGTTGCAGCACGCTGCGCCGCCACGGTTGCGCGCTACGCTGGGCATTGTGCTGTTTCTGGGATCGATCTTTTCTCTGGCCATGCTGGCGGCGACCGGCCGGTATACCGGCTACCACGCCGGTTTGGCGCTTAGCCTGGCGCCCTTTCTGCTGGCTGGTTTTGCGGTCTCCAACCGGCTGCGCACCCTATTGCCGCCGCATGCCGTGCGCAACGTGCTGCTAGCCGTCTGCGCACTTGGCGCTGTGGGGGTGCTGGTCAAAGCCTGGGCCAGCTGA
- a CDS encoding ferredoxin — protein MDPVYVILTSKPGVFRTEVGAEVDIIETYDYVFYGRALAVFSIARLQGDIRLIVTEETPPYVVNRVPSKFLEKFASIEAARKELGHLTRFGSMESTLTLRTNDAAGAAPGSGSETVFMEH, from the coding sequence ATGGACCCCGTATACGTGATTCTGACGAGCAAACCAGGCGTGTTTCGCACCGAGGTCGGTGCAGAGGTCGACATTATCGAGACGTATGACTACGTGTTTTACGGACGCGCGCTGGCGGTGTTCAGCATCGCCCGGTTGCAGGGCGACATTCGCCTGATCGTGACGGAGGAAACGCCGCCGTATGTGGTGAATCGCGTGCCGTCCAAGTTCCTGGAAAAATTCGCATCGATAGAGGCCGCCCGCAAGGAGCTTGGTCATCTGACGCGCTTTGGCAGCATGGAATCAACGTTAACGCTGCGGACAAACGATGCGGCCGGAGCCGCCCCAGGTTCTGGCTCCGAAACCGTGTTCATGGAGCACTGA
- a CDS encoding 2Fe-2S iron-sulfur cluster-binding protein, producing the protein MPTVVFHKGGQTYTGEVKDNTNLVVRAGIKQFPFPHLRYECGMGKCAKCACRVLAGAEHLPPVNWKEKKQLGERVGEGYRLACQLWLNNDIELLQDVEA; encoded by the coding sequence ATGCCTACCGTTGTATTTCATAAAGGCGGCCAGACCTACACCGGCGAGGTGAAGGACAACACCAACCTGGTGGTGCGGGCCGGCATCAAGCAGTTCCCGTTTCCCCACCTGCGTTATGAATGCGGCATGGGCAAATGCGCCAAATGCGCTTGCCGCGTGCTGGCTGGCGCCGAGCATCTGCCGCCGGTGAATTGGAAAGAAAAAAAGCAGTTGGGCGAACGCGTCGGCGAAGGCTACCGGCTGGCCTGCCAGCTTTGGCTCAACAATGACATTGAGCTGCTTCAGGACGTGGAGGCATAG
- a CDS encoding MFS transporter, whose product MLQPVSPSADLPADAPAAPAPALTVSTLSPLAFPAFRIIWIANLFANLGTWAQSVAAAWIITTEQSSPLMVAMIQVAAAFPLVALSILTGVLADNYDRRKVMLIGMLLELAGGVFITVLAFAGLLHPITLIASVFCIAIGSAVVTPAWQAAVGEQVPRAHVGSAVLLNSVNYNVARAVGPAIGGLLLGAMGAPWVFLLNCFCYGGLIWAIWRWKRDLPVRRLPPEGIFEGVIAALRYTQHSTVTRVVMLRSFAFGLSASALWALLPLLAHDHEAGSALLYGYMLGALGVGAILGSAVVRRVQAAWGASGLVTVTAALLAACLLALGLTSTLWVVFPALLLSGSCWIGVLATYNTTVQMLVPDWVKARALALYQTSIFGGLAAGSFMWGHFAGTMGVSGALATAGVMLGITVALLYRSRLPEQVNTQSLARVDSTEPAMAAAGFNTQHGSVLVAVEYLIPKEKLSALIGAAHPLRLLRLRNGAQQWQLFRDLEREGVWREVFLVESWMQYLRMIDRLTLADKMVLDEVRALHSGDKPPVVSRNVSYLAMNEAQGFSLRRDPESL is encoded by the coding sequence ATGCTCCAGCCCGTCTCCCCCTCTGCCGATTTGCCCGCTGACGCTCCTGCCGCGCCGGCGCCGGCCCTGACGGTCAGCACGCTTTCCCCTTTGGCTTTTCCCGCGTTCCGCATCATCTGGATCGCCAACCTGTTTGCCAATCTGGGCACCTGGGCGCAATCCGTCGCCGCCGCGTGGATCATCACCACCGAACAAAGCAGCCCCCTGATGGTCGCCATGATCCAGGTGGCCGCGGCATTCCCGCTGGTTGCCCTGTCGATCCTGACCGGCGTGCTGGCCGACAATTACGATCGCCGCAAAGTGATGCTGATCGGCATGCTGCTGGAACTGGCAGGCGGCGTCTTCATCACCGTGCTGGCTTTTGCCGGCTTGTTGCACCCCATTACGCTGATCGCCTCTGTCTTCTGCATCGCCATCGGCAGCGCGGTCGTCACGCCCGCGTGGCAGGCTGCGGTGGGTGAACAGGTGCCGCGCGCCCATGTGGGCAGCGCCGTGCTGCTCAACAGCGTCAACTACAACGTAGCCCGCGCGGTCGGCCCAGCCATTGGCGGTCTGCTCCTGGGCGCCATGGGCGCGCCCTGGGTCTTCTTGCTGAATTGCTTCTGCTACGGCGGCCTGATCTGGGCGATCTGGCGCTGGAAGCGCGACCTGCCCGTTCGCCGTCTGCCGCCAGAAGGCATATTCGAAGGCGTGATCGCGGCGCTGCGCTACACGCAGCACTCGACGGTCACCCGCGTCGTGATGTTGCGCTCCTTCGCCTTTGGCCTGTCGGCTAGCGCCTTGTGGGCGCTGCTGCCGCTGCTGGCGCACGATCACGAAGCTGGCAGCGCCTTGCTGTACGGCTACATGCTGGGCGCCTTGGGCGTCGGCGCTATCCTGGGCAGCGCCGTTGTGCGTCGCGTGCAAGCGGCGTGGGGCGCAAGCGGCCTGGTCACCGTGACCGCCGCCTTACTGGCCGCCTGCCTGCTGGCGTTGGGGCTGACCAGCACCCTGTGGGTGGTGTTTCCCGCCCTGCTGCTGTCAGGCAGTTGCTGGATCGGCGTGCTGGCGACCTACAACACCACCGTCCAGATGCTGGTGCCCGACTGGGTCAAGGCGCGAGCGCTGGCGCTGTATCAGACGTCGATCTTCGGCGGCCTGGCGGCGGGTTCGTTCATGTGGGGGCACTTTGCCGGCACCATGGGGGTATCCGGGGCGTTGGCGACAGCGGGCGTCATGCTGGGCATCACCGTGGCCCTGCTGTATCGCTCGCGGCTGCCCGAACAGGTCAACACACAATCACTTGCACGCGTGGACAGCACTGAACCGGCGATGGCGGCGGCGGGTTTCAATACGCAGCACGGCTCGGTGCTGGTGGCCGTGGAATACCTGATTCCCAAAGAAAAGTTATCCGCCTTGATTGGCGCCGCCCATCCGCTGCGCCTGCTGCGCTTACGCAATGGCGCGCAGCAATGGCAGCTGTTTCGAGACCTGGAGCGCGAGGGCGTATGGCGCGAAGTGTTCCTGGTTGAAAGCTGGATGCAATACCTGCGCATGATTGACCGCCTGACGCTCGCGGACAAGATGGTGCTGGACGAAGTGCGGGCACTGCACAGCGGTGACAAACCGCCCGTGGTGTCGCGCAATGTCAGTTATCTGGCCATGAACGAAGCGCAAGGATTCTCTTTGCGCCGCGATCCCGAATCCCTATGA
- a CDS encoding 2Fe-2S iron-sulfur cluster-binding protein, with the protein MNAMVQITFLSNGGLIATAPENSNLLRVSLKEKGGIPFKCGGGLCGTCKCRIEEGLEHTDAIKPKERKHLRPEDFEAGYRMACQTFVTGDVKVSWVVQNGKGVVAGTSADRVEAST; encoded by the coding sequence CTGAACGCTATGGTCCAGATTACCTTTCTGTCCAACGGCGGTCTGATAGCCACGGCGCCTGAAAACAGCAATCTGCTACGTGTATCGCTGAAGGAAAAAGGCGGCATCCCGTTCAAATGCGGAGGCGGCCTGTGCGGCACATGTAAATGCCGCATCGAAGAAGGGTTGGAACATACCGACGCGATCAAGCCGAAAGAGCGCAAGCACCTGCGCCCCGAAGACTTCGAGGCTGGCTATCGCATGGCGTGCCAGACGTTTGTGACTGGCGACGTCAAGGTTTCGTGGGTTGTTCAGAACGGCAAAGGGGTGGTGGCGGGCACGTCCGCAGACCGGGTTGAGGCGTCAACCTGA
- a CDS encoding TenA family transcriptional regulator, with product MAELMNRDEFRTALENAIKGKSANASPFSIAWAEGKLSRQHLQRWAENHYHYVGPFADYLGYLYARTPDTYTEAKDFLLANMYEEEIGGDRHTDLLIRFAEACGTTRERVTNPDNMSPTTRALQSWCYAVAMREDPIVAVAGLVVGLESQVPSIYRKQTPTLREKYGFTDEEVEFFDLHIVSDEIHGERGYQIVLEHANTVELQQRCLKICEIGAQMRLLYTTALYTDYVQQEIKLPELGLAA from the coding sequence ATGGCAGAACTGATGAACCGAGATGAATTCCGTACCGCGTTGGAAAACGCGATCAAGGGCAAAAGCGCTAACGCGTCGCCCTTTTCCATTGCCTGGGCCGAAGGCAAGCTCAGCCGCCAGCATTTGCAGCGTTGGGCAGAAAACCACTATCACTATGTCGGTCCGTTTGCGGACTACCTGGGTTATCTGTACGCCCGCACGCCCGACACGTACACCGAGGCCAAGGATTTCCTGCTGGCCAACATGTACGAAGAGGAAATCGGCGGCGATCGCCATACCGACCTGCTGATCCGATTTGCCGAAGCCTGCGGCACCACTCGCGAACGGGTCACGAATCCCGACAATATGTCGCCCACCACGCGTGCCTTGCAAAGCTGGTGTTATGCCGTGGCCATGCGCGAGGACCCCATCGTGGCCGTGGCCGGTCTGGTGGTGGGCCTGGAATCGCAGGTGCCGTCCATTTACCGCAAGCAGACGCCGACCTTGCGTGAAAAGTATGGATTTACCGACGAAGAGGTCGAATTTTTTGACCTGCACATCGTGTCAGACGAAATCCATGGCGAACGCGGTTATCAGATTGTGCTGGAGCATGCCAATACGGTAGAGCTGCAACAACGCTGCCTGAAGATCTGCGAGATCGGTGCGCAGATGCGCTTGCTCTACACCACGGCGCTCTACACCGACTACGTGCAGCAGGAAATCAAGCTGCCCGAACTGGGCCTGGCCGCCTGA
- a CDS encoding ABC transporter ATP-binding protein yields MSTLIDIQGLNVAFPGHQAVRGLDLQIRSGETLALVGESGCGKSTTALALLGLLPRHARVQGRILFEGQDLLTLPERQRCALRGDRIAMIFQEPMTSLNPVLTLGDQIGEALRLHRGATARAARARAIELLDLVRVPEPQRRVDDYPHHLSGGQRQRAMIAAAIACQPALLVADEPTTALDVTVQAQILRLLDDLRAELGMGLLLITHDLAVVGEWADRVAVMVGGEKVEEGAASTLLAQPRHPYTQGLLGASLRLDDATHYRTLRLPEIRTRLDPASGKPVFGLVTPPPAPPSANDPGPADGPPLLQVQDLRVQYQTRHGISTAVDGVSFQLAPGETLGLVGESGCGKSTLSRTLVRLLSPASGRILLRGQDTTQLDRRQLAAYRQSVQMIFQDPYASLNPRHTVQDILEAALRIHHVPDRQERRRRIAHMLDAVGLPREALARYPSEFSGGQRQRIGIARALVLRPALVICDEPVSALDVSVQAQILNLLVDLKSEFQLSYLFISHDLSVVHYLADRVLVMNAGRIVEEGPNATLWRDARHPYTRSLIDALPQGLAARGEPLRKTA; encoded by the coding sequence ATGAGCACGCTGATCGATATCCAAGGGCTGAACGTCGCCTTCCCCGGCCATCAGGCCGTACGCGGACTGGACCTGCAAATCCGTAGCGGCGAAACACTGGCGCTGGTGGGTGAATCCGGCTGCGGAAAATCCACTACCGCCCTCGCCTTGCTTGGCTTGCTGCCCCGTCACGCGCGAGTTCAAGGCCGCATTCTGTTCGAAGGCCAGGACCTGCTGACACTGCCTGAACGCCAGCGTTGCGCCTTGCGTGGGGATCGCATCGCAATGATCTTCCAAGAGCCGATGACCAGCCTGAATCCGGTACTGACGCTGGGCGATCAGATTGGTGAAGCGCTGCGCCTGCATCGCGGCGCGACTGCCCGCGCGGCTCGCGCCCGTGCCATCGAACTGCTGGATCTGGTGCGTGTGCCGGAACCGCAGCGCCGCGTGGATGACTACCCTCATCACCTGTCGGGCGGCCAGCGCCAGCGCGCCATGATTGCTGCTGCGATCGCCTGCCAGCCTGCCTTGCTGGTGGCCGATGAACCCACCACGGCGCTGGACGTCACGGTGCAAGCGCAGATCCTGCGATTGCTGGACGATCTGCGCGCTGAACTGGGCATGGGCCTGCTGCTGATCACGCACGATCTGGCGGTTGTGGGCGAATGGGCGGATCGCGTTGCAGTGATGGTGGGCGGCGAAAAAGTTGAGGAGGGGGCCGCGTCTACCTTGCTTGCGCAGCCGCGCCACCCTTACACCCAAGGTTTGCTGGGCGCATCACTGCGCTTGGACGACGCGACCCACTACCGCACGCTGCGGCTGCCAGAAATTCGTACCCGGCTGGACCCTGCCTCGGGAAAACCGGTCTTCGGCCTGGTGACGCCCCCGCCTGCGCCGCCATCCGCCAACGATCCAGGACCCGCCGACGGTCCGCCGTTGCTGCAAGTACAGGATCTGCGTGTGCAATACCAAACGCGGCATGGCATTAGTACGGCAGTGGACGGCGTTTCTTTCCAGCTTGCTCCCGGGGAAACCCTGGGATTGGTCGGGGAATCCGGCTGCGGAAAGTCGACGCTATCGCGTACCTTGGTGCGCCTGCTGTCCCCCGCGTCTGGCCGGATTCTGCTGCGCGGCCAAGACACTACCCAGCTCGACCGGCGCCAACTGGCCGCTTACCGGCAAAGCGTGCAGATGATCTTCCAGGACCCCTACGCCTCGCTCAACCCCCGGCATACCGTGCAGGACATTCTGGAGGCCGCGCTGCGCATCCATCATGTGCCGGACCGCCAGGAACGCCGCCGCCGCATCGCCCACATGCTGGATGCCGTCGGCCTGCCACGCGAGGCGCTGGCGCGATATCCCAGCGAATTTTCCGGCGGCCAGCGCCAGCGCATCGGCATTGCCCGCGCCCTGGTGCTGCGCCCTGCACTGGTGATTTGCGACGAACCCGTATCCGCCCTGGACGTGTCCGTGCAGGCGCAGATTCTGAATCTGCTGGTCGACCTGAAATCAGAGTTTCAGCTGTCCTACCTGTTCATTTCGCACGACTTGTCGGTCGTTCACTATCTGGCCGACCGAGTGCTGGTCATGAATGCGGGCCGCATCGTCGAAGAAGGCCCAAACGCTACACTCTGGCGGGACGCCCGCCACCCTTACACGCGCAGCCTGATCGACGCCCTGCCCCAGGGTCTGGCAGCCCGCGGGGAGCCGTTGCGCAAAACCGCCTGA